One part of the Amphiprion ocellaris isolate individual 3 ecotype Okinawa chromosome 24, ASM2253959v1, whole genome shotgun sequence genome encodes these proteins:
- the aamp gene encoding angio-associated migratory cell protein, which translates to MDNTEENPIQLHGDEEIIEVIDLNDTEPGPNDLADDLEDVDFEDAGNADDDNEGWETEDEMEAEAEQDDSELTFSRHTGSVFCVTLDPATNSMAVTGGEDDKAYVWRVSDGEVLLECTGHKDSVTCAVFSHDSSLVASGDMSGMIKVWKVETKEEIWSFEVGDLEWLEWHPCAPVLLAGTNDGSVWMWKIPAGDCKTFQSPACQATSGKVLPDGKRAVVGYEDGTVRVWDLKQGNSIHVIKGQDGHQGALTCLACNKDGSLVLTGSVDGSAKLINTTTGKVVGAFSVEGGKAKGSKDEEESNSVESVGFCNILPLIAVAYLDGTLAIYDLSTQVLRHRCQHEAGIVHLQWEDSSSVVSTCCLDGALRLWDARSGNMVSEYRGHTAEILDFTINREATLAVTASGDNQAKVFCLQRPDR; encoded by the exons ATGGATAACACGGAGGAGAACCCTATTCAGCTCCACGGAGATGAAGAAATCATTGAAGTCATCGACCTGAACGACACGGAGCCTGGTCCAA ATGATTTGGCTGATGACTTGGAGGACGTGGACTTTGAAGATGCTGGAAATGCGGACGATGACAACGAAGGCTGGGAGACGGAGGACGAGATGGAAGCTGAGGCGGAGCAAGATGACAGCGAGCTCACCTTCTCCAGACACACCG GCTCAgtgttttgtgtgactttggACCCAGCGACCAACAGCATGGCTGTAACTGGAGGAGAAGATGACAAGGCTTATGTTTGGAGGGTGAGCGACGGAGAAGTTCTGTTGGAGTGTACAG GTCACAAAGACTCAGTGACGTGTGCCGTGTTCAGCCACGACTCCTCCCTGGTGGCTTCAGGTGACATGAGCGGCATGATTAAAGTCTGGAAAGTGGAAACCAAAGAGGAGATCTGGTCCTTCGAAGTGGGAGATCTGGAG TGGTTGGAGTGGCATCCCTGTGCTCCGGTGCTGCTGGCAGGAACAAACGATGGCAGCGTGTGGATGTGGAAGATCCCTGCAGGAGACTGTAAAACCTTCCAGAGTCCTGCCTGTCAGGCTACCAGCGGCAAAGTCCTCCCTGATG GTAAACGTGCCGTGGTGGGTTATGAGGATGGAACGGTTCGTGTGTGGGACTTGAAGCAAGGAAACTCTATCCACGTCATTAAAG gtcaggatggacaccagggGGCGCTGACCTGCCTGGCCTGCAACAAGGACGGCTCTCTGGTGCTGACGGGTTCTGTGGACGGCTCTGCCAAACTCATCAACACCACCACGGGAAAG GTGGTCGGAGCGTTTTCCGTGGAGGGAGGCAAAGCGAAAGGATCGAAGGACGAGGAGGAATCCAACTCTGTGGAGTCTGTGGGATTCTGTAACAT CCTGCCGCTCATCGCCGTGGCGTACTTGGACGGGACTCTAGCCATATATGACCTGTCAACGCAGGTCCTGAGACACAGGTGTCAGCATGAG GCGGGCATCGTTCACCTGCAGTGGGAAgactcttcttctgtggtgtccacCTGCTGTTTAGACGGAGCGCTGCGCTTGTGGGACGCTCGTTCCGGCAACATGGTGTCGGAGTACCGCGGCCACACCGCAGAGATCCTCGACTTCACCATCAACAG GGAGGCGACTCTTGCAGTAACTGCTTCAGGAGACAACCAGGCGAAAGTCTTCTGCCTCCAAAGACCTGATCGGTAA
- the LOC111580301 gene encoding G-protein coupled bile acid receptor 1, with protein MSPVMDYNDSQALLSREHLIYVITVPLSTSIILANLVIILGISWNRQLHNTPNYFFLSLLVADMCTGVALPFIPLMGLNRELSFSSCLVAHVFPNFLFLAFLFNLVMVHYERYICIVDPLHYNNLWMHRSFPLALLVVWAPPLLYASLPAFGWNNWTGPDWNDCCASSQKLATNCSTNGTACCSYSRVFPNAFIYLEVYGLVLPAILTIAGMTGRVLWITRGQLKDICRLHRSVERGSQASDREQRLNLRYTRCVVAVSLTFLACWVPYLIYMHVCIAVLISDTKWSFNTHIVLSCTGIGSMAVVPLVLGLANKQYTEPAYKVLQKLRDRWRRRTHGSEEGDT; from the coding sequence ATGTCACCTGTGATGGACTACAACGACTCCCAGGCTCTGCTCTCCAGAGAGCACCTCATCTACGTCATCACGGTGCCGCTGTCGACTTCCATCATCCTGGCCAACCTCGTCATCATCTTGGGCATCTCCTGGAACCGGCAGCTCCACAACACGCCCAACTACTTCTTCCTCAGCCTGCTAGTGGCTGATATGTGTACGGGCGTGGCGCTGCCTTTTATACCGTTGATGGGTCTGAACCGGGAGTTaagttttagctcctgtctgGTGGCTCATGTGTTCccaaatttccttttcttggCGTTTCTCTTCAACCTGGTGATGGTCCACTACGAACGCTACATCTGCATCGTTGACCCCCTGCATTACAATAATCTGTGGATGCATCGCAGTTTCCCGTTAGCGCTGCTCGTGGTGTGGGCACCGCCACTGCTCTACGCATCGCTTCCTGCTTTTGGGTGGAATAACTGGACGGGACCAGATTGGAATGACTGCTGTGCAAGTAGCCAAAAGCTAGCAACAAACTGTTCGACGAACGGAACCGCCTGCTGTTCCTACAGCCGGGTGTTCCCCAACGCTTTCATCTACTTGGAGGTGTATGGACTCGTCCTACCTGCTATTCTTACCATCGCTGGCATGACCGGCCGAGTTCTGTGGATCACCCGAGGCCAGCTGAAGGACATTTGTCGCCTCCATCGTTCGGTGGAGCGAGGAAGTCAGGCCTCGGACCGGGAGCAGAGGCTGAACCTGCGCTACACTCGCTGTGTTGTTGCGGTGTCATTAACTTTTCTGGCTTGCTGGGTTCCCTACCTTATTTACATGCACGTCTGCATTGCAGTGTTGATCAGTGACACCAAGTGGAGCTTCAACACTCACATTGTGCTGTCTTGCACTGGTATCGGAAGCATGGCGGTGGTGCCGTTGGTGCTCGGCCTGGCCAACAAACAGTACACGGAACCTGCATACAAAGTTCTCCAGAAACTCAGAGACAGATGGAGGCGACGAACACATGGATCAGAGGAGGGTGACACCTGA